The following are encoded in a window of Alphaproteobacteria bacterium genomic DNA:
- a CDS encoding four-helix bundle copper-binding protein — MYTQAMLGSHPDVAGRADATLIRCIEECFGCAQACTACADACLGEDMVGELARCIRLDLDCADICLATGKVASRRTGSSDAVLVSMLDTCAAICLLCAEECEMHARQHEHCRICAEACRRCESACRDVLRAMRQRLQ; from the coding sequence ATGTACACCCAGGCCATGCTCGGCTCGCACCCTGATGTCGCGGGTCGCGCCGATGCCACCCTGATCCGCTGCATCGAGGAGTGCTTCGGCTGCGCCCAGGCCTGCACCGCCTGCGCCGACGCCTGCCTCGGCGAGGACATGGTCGGCGAGCTCGCCCGCTGCATCAGACTCGACCTGGACTGCGCCGATATTTGCCTGGCGACCGGCAAGGTCGCCTCGCGGCGGACCGGATCCAGCGACGCCGTTCTGGTCTCGATGCTCGATACCTGTGCCGCGATCTGCCTGCTGTGCGCGGAGGAATGCGAGATGCACGCGCGGCAGCATGAGCATTGCCGCATCTGCGCCGAGGCCTGCCGGCGCTGCGAGAGCGCCTGCCGCGACGTCCTGCGCGCCATGCGCCAGCGCCTGCAATAG
- the secG gene encoding preprotein translocase subunit SecG: protein MQNVVLALHALIAVAMVVVVLLQRSEGGGLGMGRSSDGMMSVRGQANLLTRTTAILAAVFFATSIALAVFAGTSNRPPPIIPTGPSAPVAPGAAPTPGAAPAPATPAPPTAPAAPTR from the coding sequence ATCCAGAATGTCGTGCTGGCGCTCCATGCCCTGATCGCCGTGGCGATGGTCGTGGTCGTGTTGCTGCAGCGCAGCGAGGGCGGCGGGCTCGGCATGGGCCGCTCGTCCGATGGCATGATGAGCGTGCGCGGCCAGGCCAATCTCCTGACCCGCACGACGGCGATCCTCGCCGCCGTGTTCTTCGCCACCAGCATCGCTCTGGCGGTGTTCGCCGGCACGTCGAACAGGCCCCCGCCGATCATCCCGACCGGCCCGTCCGCGCCGGTGGCGCCGGGCGCCGCCCCGACTCCGGGTGCCGCGCCGGCTCCGGCGACGCCCGCGCCGCCCACGGCTCCGGCCGCCCCGACCCGCTAG
- a CDS encoding CTP synthase — translation MTRFIFITGGVVSSLGKGLSSAALGALLQARDYKVRLRKLDPYLNVDPGTMSPTQHGEVFVTDDGAETDLDLGHYERFTGVDARQSDNITTGRIYSEVIKRERRGDYLGATIQVIPHVTDAIKEFILADPGEADFVLVEIGGTVGDIEGLPFLEAIRQLRNELGEERTMFVHLTLLPWVPTAGELKTKPTQHSVKELLSVGIQPDLLLCRSDRAIPPNERKKIALFCNVRPERVIEALDADTIYQVPISYHDQGYDREICRYFDLPADEEPSLAQWRGIVRAARDPEGQVSIAVVGKYTGLLDAYKSLSEALTHGGLANNVKVKLEWIDSEIFEREDAVVHLENVHGILVPGGFGERGSEGKIQAARFARERRVPYFGICFGMQMAVIEATRNLVGIRSAGSTEFGPTDEPVVGLLTEWLKGNEIERRNYGSDLGGTMRLGAYIAHLDPDSQIARIYGSDRISERHRHRYEVNTDYKARLERAGMKFAGMSPDGVLPETIEIPGHPWFIGVQYHPELKSRPLRPHPLFRSFIEAAKTQSRLV, via the coding sequence ATGACGCGCTTTATCTTTATTACGGGCGGCGTGGTGTCTTCCTTGGGGAAGGGGCTATCGTCAGCCGCCCTCGGCGCGTTGTTGCAGGCCAGGGATTACAAGGTCCGCCTGCGCAAGCTCGATCCCTACCTCAACGTCGATCCGGGCACGATGAGCCCGACCCAGCACGGCGAGGTCTTCGTCACCGACGACGGCGCCGAGACCGACCTCGATCTGGGTCATTACGAGCGCTTCACGGGGGTTGACGCCCGGCAGAGCGACAACATCACCACCGGCCGCATCTACTCGGAGGTGATCAAGCGCGAGCGCCGCGGCGACTACCTGGGTGCCACCATCCAGGTGATCCCGCACGTCACCGACGCCATCAAGGAGTTCATCCTCGCCGACCCGGGTGAGGCGGATTTCGTGCTGGTCGAGATCGGCGGCACGGTGGGCGACATCGAGGGCCTGCCGTTCCTCGAGGCCATCCGCCAGCTGCGCAACGAGCTGGGCGAGGAACGCACGATGTTCGTGCACCTCACCCTGCTGCCCTGGGTGCCGACCGCCGGCGAGCTGAAGACCAAGCCGACGCAGCATTCGGTGAAGGAGCTGCTGAGCGTCGGTATCCAGCCCGACCTGCTGCTCTGCCGCAGCGATCGTGCCATCCCGCCCAACGAGCGCAAGAAGATCGCGCTGTTCTGCAACGTGCGGCCCGAGCGCGTGATCGAGGCGCTCGACGCCGACACGATCTACCAGGTGCCGATCTCCTATCACGATCAGGGCTACGACCGCGAGATCTGCCGCTACTTCGACCTGCCGGCCGACGAGGAGCCGTCGCTGGCCCAGTGGCGCGGCATCGTGCGCGCCGCGCGCGATCCGGAAGGGCAGGTGAGCATCGCCGTCGTCGGCAAGTACACCGGCCTGCTCGACGCCTACAAATCGCTGTCCGAGGCGCTGACGCATGGCGGTCTGGCCAACAACGTGAAGGTCAAGCTGGAGTGGATCGACTCCGAGATCTTCGAGCGCGAGGACGCAGTCGTGCACCTCGAGAACGTGCACGGCATCCTGGTGCCCGGCGGCTTCGGCGAACGCGGCTCGGAGGGCAAGATCCAGGCGGCGCGTTTCGCACGCGAACGCCGCGTGCCCTATTTCGGCATCTGCTTCGGCATGCAGATGGCGGTGATCGAGGCGACGCGCAACCTCGTGGGCATCAGGAGCGCCGGTTCGACCGAGTTCGGACCGACCGATGAACCGGTGGTCGGACTGCTGACCGAGTGGCTCAAGGGCAACGAGATCGAGCGGCGCAACTACGGCAGCGATCTGGGCGGCACCATGCGCCTGGGCGCCTACATCGCCCATCTCGATCCCGACAGCCAGATCGCGCGCATCTACGGCTCCGATCGCATCAGCGAGCGTCATCGCCACCGCTACGAGGTCAACACCGACTACAAGGCTCGGCTGGAAAGGGCGGGCATGAAGTTCGCCGGCATGTCGCCCGACGGCGTGCTGCCGGAGACCATCGAGATCCCGGGCCATCCGTGGTTCATCGGCGTGCAATACCACCCCGAGCTGAAGTCACGCCCGCTGCGGCCGCATCCGCTGTTCCGCTCGTTCATCGAGGCGGCCAAGACGCAGAGCCGGCTGGTCTAG
- a CDS encoding DJ-1/PfpI family protein — translation MPSFNVGFVIFPHLTQLDFTGPLQVLSRLPGAAVQIAAKSAAPVPSDCGLSLVPTHTFADCPQFDLICVPGGAQGVVDAMGDRETVDFVRRQASGARYVTSVCTGAFILGAAGMLKGRRATTHWAFTDLLPLVGAIHEKARVVRDGNVVTAGGVTSGIDFALGIVADIAGEAAAHAVQLGIEYDPAPPFDSGHPDRAPGAVTTSVSDRYGRVHSAYRTSLEGMAVA, via the coding sequence TTGCCCAGCTTCAACGTCGGCTTCGTCATCTTTCCCCACCTGACGCAACTCGACTTCACGGGGCCGCTACAGGTGCTGTCGCGCCTGCCCGGCGCCGCCGTTCAGATCGCGGCAAAATCCGCAGCGCCTGTGCCCAGCGATTGCGGTCTCTCACTGGTGCCGACGCACACCTTCGCCGACTGTCCGCAATTCGACCTGATCTGCGTGCCTGGCGGGGCGCAAGGCGTGGTCGACGCGATGGGCGATCGGGAGACTGTCGACTTCGTGCGCCGGCAGGCGAGCGGCGCAAGGTACGTCACCTCGGTGTGCACGGGCGCGTTCATCCTCGGTGCCGCGGGCATGCTCAAGGGCCGCCGGGCGACCACGCATTGGGCTTTCACGGATCTCCTGCCGCTGGTTGGCGCGATCCATGAGAAGGCCCGCGTGGTGCGGGATGGCAACGTCGTTACCGCCGGAGGCGTCACATCGGGCATCGATTTCGCCCTGGGCATCGTCGCGGATATCGCCGGCGAGGCGGCGGCGCATGCGGTCCAGCTCGGCATCGAATACGATCCCGCGCCGCCGTTCGACAGCGGCCATCCCGATCGTGCTCCCGGCGCCGTCACGACGAGCGTGTCGGATCGATATGGTCGCGTGCACTCGGCCTATCGCACCAGCCTCGAAGGAATGGCGGTGGCCTGA
- a CDS encoding MAPEG family protein, with translation MDKIGLQNPVFATYAIAATIMILKAVSMSWLTVVRMMQEKGGYRSPEDLRRTPLNPDPDPKQLLPNERVERIRRIQMNDLENLPFFLVAGLLFVLAGPSLLWAQILLYGYIASRLLHFAAYFTAQTHDMRATLWTIGSLILIGITGWTLIVALGA, from the coding sequence ATGGACAAGATCGGCCTGCAGAATCCGGTCTTCGCGACCTATGCCATCGCCGCCACGATCATGATCCTGAAGGCGGTGTCGATGTCGTGGCTCACCGTCGTGCGCATGATGCAGGAGAAGGGCGGCTACCGCTCGCCCGAGGATCTGCGCCGGACGCCGCTCAATCCCGATCCGGATCCGAAGCAGCTGCTGCCCAACGAACGCGTCGAGCGCATCCGCCGCATCCAGATGAACGACCTGGAGAACCTGCCGTTCTTCCTCGTGGCGGGACTGCTGTTCGTCCTCGCCGGCCCGTCGCTGCTGTGGGCGCAGATCCTGCTCTACGGCTACATCGCCTCGCGCCTGCTGCATTTCGCGGCCTACTTCACTGCGCAGACCCACGACATGCGCGCGACCCTGTGGACCATCGGCTCGCTGATCCTGATCGGCATTACGGGCTGGACGCTGATCGTCGCGCTGGGCGCGTGA
- a CDS encoding helix-turn-helix transcriptional regulator: MRDRVSHCPIEGAMVLLSGRWRALILYYLSRGPMRFNELRRANAGISQQMLTRELRALEEAGVITRTITPQVPPRVDYALSESGVRLMPIIGSLSDWWQTTRAAQIAAE; the protein is encoded by the coding sequence ATGCGCGATCGCGTGTCCCACTGCCCGATCGAGGGCGCCATGGTCCTGCTCAGCGGCCGCTGGCGGGCGCTGATCCTGTATTATCTCAGCCGCGGGCCGATGCGTTTCAACGAGCTCAGGCGCGCCAATGCCGGCATCTCCCAGCAGATGCTGACGCGCGAGCTGCGCGCGCTCGAGGAAGCCGGCGTGATCACGCGAACGATCACGCCGCAGGTGCCGCCGCGCGTCGACTACGCGCTGAGCGAGTCGGGCGTGCGCCTGATGCCGATCATCGGCTCGCTCAGCGACTGGTGGCAGACAACACGCGCCGCGCAGATCGCGGCCGAGTAG
- a CDS encoding glutathione S-transferase family protein, which translates to MEPILLYGHPLGSSMGLVAALEWLGEPYRLSRVLMPDDMLDETYARLNGRQETPVLITEDGRVLSETMAIALWLEARDTQRRISFAPGSAEADRLHQVMAFLNTGFTAAFSAYWVALEMATPDAAYQAALRRFGRAQVNNRHRKLETMMGDTPYLAGDRPTLADALFVGVARWADFHDAIDAAEYPRIAALRRRLDADAAVRFATAIENGETPAGVGALRGHVALSEVPRLLAA; encoded by the coding sequence ATGGAACCGATCCTGCTCTATGGACATCCTCTCGGCAGCTCGATGGGACTGGTCGCGGCGCTCGAATGGCTCGGCGAGCCTTACCGGCTGTCGCGCGTTCTGATGCCGGACGACATGCTCGACGAAACCTACGCTCGACTCAACGGCCGGCAGGAGACGCCGGTGCTGATCACCGAGGATGGCCGCGTGCTGAGCGAGACCATGGCCATCGCCCTGTGGCTCGAAGCGCGCGACACCCAACGGCGCATCAGCTTCGCGCCGGGCAGCGCCGAGGCCGATCGGCTGCACCAGGTCATGGCCTTCCTCAACACCGGCTTCACCGCCGCGTTCAGTGCCTACTGGGTGGCGCTGGAGATGGCGACACCCGACGCGGCCTACCAGGCGGCACTGCGCCGTTTCGGCCGCGCGCAGGTCAACAACCGACACCGCAAGCTCGAGACCATGATGGGCGACACGCCGTATCTGGCGGGCGATCGGCCGACGCTGGCCGACGCGCTCTTCGTCGGCGTGGCGCGCTGGGCGGATTTCCATGACGCGATCGATGCCGCCGAGTATCCCCGCATCGCCGCGCTGCGCCGGCGGTTGGACGCCGATGCGGCGGTACGCTTCGCCACCGCCATCGAGAACGGCGAGACGCCGGCGGGCGTCGGCGCATTGCGCGGCCATGTGGCTCTGTCGGAGGTGCCGCGACTGCTCGCCGCCTGA
- the eno gene encoding phosphopyruvate hydratase, whose protein sequence is MSAIVDIRGREILDSRGNPTIEVEVRLESGASGRAAVPSGASTGAHEAVELRDGEKARYGGKGVRKAVANVNGEIFDLLSGLDATDQIKIDRAMIELDGTPNKGRLGANALLGVSLAVARAAAMDAGLPLYRYVGGSHANTLPVPQMNIINGGAHADNPIDIQEFMILPVKAPSFAEALRMGAETFQALKKQLHDAGHGTNVGDEGGFAPNLASADAALGFIMKSIEAAGYRPGEDIVLGLDAAATEFFKDGRYVMEGEGKTLDGQGMAAYLADLCNRYPIVSVEDGMAEDDWAGWKALTDSVGRTVQLVGDDLFVTNPTRLARGIRDGVANAILVKVNQIGTLTETMDAVSMARTNAYGAVMSHRSGETEDTIIADLAVATNCGQIKTGSLSRSDRLAKYNQLLRIEEQLGGQARYAGVSILKARG, encoded by the coding sequence ATGAGCGCCATCGTCGACATTCGCGGCCGTGAGATTCTTGACAGTCGCGGCAACCCGACGATCGAGGTCGAGGTCAGGCTCGAGAGCGGCGCCTCGGGTCGTGCGGCAGTGCCGTCGGGCGCCTCGACCGGTGCGCACGAAGCGGTCGAGCTGCGCGACGGCGAGAAGGCCCGCTACGGCGGCAAGGGCGTGCGCAAGGCGGTCGCGAACGTCAACGGCGAGATCTTCGACCTGCTGTCTGGCCTCGACGCCACTGACCAGATCAAGATCGACCGCGCGATGATCGAGCTCGACGGGACGCCCAACAAGGGAAGGCTGGGCGCCAACGCACTGCTCGGCGTCAGCCTCGCCGTGGCGCGCGCCGCCGCGATGGATGCCGGCCTGCCGCTCTATCGCTATGTCGGCGGCAGCCACGCCAACACGCTGCCGGTGCCGCAGATGAACATCATCAACGGCGGCGCCCATGCCGACAATCCGATCGACATCCAGGAGTTCATGATCCTGCCGGTCAAGGCGCCGAGCTTCGCCGAGGCGCTGCGCATGGGCGCCGAGACCTTCCAGGCGCTGAAGAAGCAGCTGCACGATGCCGGCCACGGCACCAATGTCGGCGACGAGGGCGGCTTCGCGCCCAACCTCGCCTCGGCCGACGCGGCGCTGGGCTTCATCATGAAGTCGATCGAGGCCGCCGGCTACCGGCCGGGCGAGGATATTGTGCTGGGTCTTGACGCCGCCGCGACCGAGTTCTTCAAGGACGGCAGGTACGTCATGGAAGGCGAGGGCAAGACGCTCGACGGGCAGGGCATGGCCGCGTACCTCGCCGACCTGTGCAATCGCTACCCGATCGTGTCGGTCGAGGACGGCATGGCCGAGGACGACTGGGCCGGCTGGAAAGCGCTGACCGACAGCGTCGGCAGAACGGTGCAGCTGGTCGGCGACGATCTCTTCGTCACCAATCCGACGCGGCTGGCCAGGGGCATCAGGGACGGCGTCGCCAACGCCATCCTGGTCAAGGTCAACCAGATCGGCACCCTGACCGAGACCATGGATGCGGTGTCGATGGCGCGCACCAACGCCTACGGCGCCGTGATGTCGCACCGCTCGGGCGAGACCGAGGACACGATCATCGCCGACCTCGCGGTGGCGACCAATTGCGGGCAGATCAAGACCGGCTCGCTGTCGCGCTCCGATCGCCTGGCCAAGTACAACCAGCTGCTGCGCATCGAGGAGCAGCTCGGCGGCCAGGCGCGCTACGCCGGCGTGTCGATCCTGAAGGCGCGCGGATAG
- a CDS encoding N-acetyltransferase: protein MIDEETPADVDAIAALNRAAFGGEEEVEIIDRLRRDGLLVLSLVERDARGIVGHILFSALDVAVDGRAVRSVALAPMAVAPARQRGGVGSRLVRHGLNVLRDRGWEAVIVLGHPDYYPRFGFSAALAARLAAPFSGEAFMALELRSDALAGAAGTVRYPRAFRIDTPA from the coding sequence GTGATCGACGAGGAGACGCCGGCCGATGTCGACGCCATTGCCGCGCTCAATCGCGCGGCCTTCGGCGGCGAGGAAGAGGTCGAGATCATCGACCGGTTGCGCCGTGACGGGCTTCTCGTGTTGTCGCTGGTCGAGCGCGACGCCCGGGGCATCGTCGGCCATATTCTCTTCAGCGCGCTCGACGTCGCGGTCGACGGACGCGCGGTCCGCTCCGTGGCGCTGGCGCCGATGGCCGTCGCGCCGGCCCGGCAACGCGGGGGCGTCGGCTCGAGGCTCGTGCGTCACGGCTTGAACGTGCTGAGGGATCGCGGCTGGGAGGCCGTGATCGTGCTCGGCCACCCCGACTACTACCCGCGCTTCGGCTTCTCGGCCGCGCTCGCCGCCAGGCTCGCCGCGCCGTTTTCCGGCGAGGCGTTCATGGCGTTGGAACTGAGATCCGATGCGCTCGCCGGCGCCGCCGGCACGGTGCGCTATCCGCGCGCCTTCAGGATCGACACGCCGGCGTAG
- a CDS encoding cupin domain-containing protein produces the protein MSRATDWRNDGVRVIPAGSLDTNTAQTPGMNRAAAINFARVGAQKLWAGTVTIHPDAKTGAHHHGHLESVIYVVKGRARMRWGEQLQFTAEAGPGDFIYVPPYVPHQEINASQSEALECVLVRSDNEAIAINIDIAPVEKPETVYWVDPTHPHPHDHDHDPKK, from the coding sequence ATGAGCAGGGCCACGGACTGGCGCAACGACGGCGTGCGGGTGATCCCCGCCGGCAGCCTCGACACCAACACCGCCCAGACGCCGGGCATGAACCGCGCCGCGGCGATCAACTTCGCCCGCGTCGGCGCGCAGAAGCTGTGGGCCGGCACGGTCACCATACATCCCGACGCCAAGACCGGCGCGCATCACCACGGCCACCTGGAGAGCGTCATCTACGTCGTGAAGGGCCGCGCGCGCATGCGCTGGGGCGAGCAGCTGCAGTTCACCGCCGAGGCCGGCCCGGGCGATTTCATCTACGTGCCGCCCTACGTGCCGCACCAGGAGATCAACGCCTCACAGAGCGAGGCGCTGGAATGCGTGCTGGTGCGCTCGGACAACGAGGCGATCGCCATCAACATCGACATCGCCCCGGTCGAGAAGCCGGAGACGGTGTACTGGGTCGACCCCACCCATCCGCATCCGCACGACCACGATCACGATCCCAAGAAGTGA
- a CDS encoding septum formation initiator family protein, with amino-acid sequence MFRFRQILTPVLFALVFGYFGYHLMHGERGVLALLQLRQEVARAEATLAETEATRRIWERRVAGLRSQSLDPDMIDERARTLLHVAWPDDIVIFTPSR; translated from the coding sequence ATGTTTCGCTTTCGTCAGATCCTCACGCCCGTCCTGTTCGCCTTGGTGTTCGGCTATTTCGGCTATCACCTGATGCATGGCGAACGCGGCGTCCTGGCCCTGCTGCAGTTGCGGCAGGAGGTCGCGCGTGCCGAGGCCACACTGGCCGAGACCGAGGCGACCAGGCGCATCTGGGAGCGTCGCGTGGCCGGCCTGCGCAGCCAGAGCCTCGATCCGGACATGATCGACGAGCGGGCGCGCACGTTGCTGCATGTCGCCTGGCCCGACGACATCGTCATCTTCACGCCGTCGCGCTGA
- a CDS encoding TAXI family TRAP transporter solute-binding subunit, with amino-acid sequence MTIIRRGVLAATALVAIAGAAGVVAQPRGMTLGTASVGGTYFIYGGVVAKILTDKLGVQVSTQQTQGPNQNVILVDDKKIELGMTTMGVALQAWNGSAEWTKGKKFSNIRALFPMYDTPLQCVALKKSGITSFKQLDGKTVGVGPRAGTPGTYFPLVFTALGMKATIRNGQGADMGGQLGDGILDAFCFGAGLPIPIFSQIDAEREAVFFTWTDEERAKIRKAMPEFSEAVIPAGTYKQQTADQKTIGLYNFGIAHKDLPDDVAYNVVKTILDNNAAMVQGHASAKETLAANASRNGFLPFHPGAVKYYNEKGIKLDPATVPK; translated from the coding sequence ATGACCATCATCCGTCGCGGCGTACTGGCCGCAACGGCCCTCGTGGCCATTGCCGGCGCGGCCGGCGTGGTGGCGCAGCCCAGGGGCATGACGCTGGGCACGGCCTCGGTCGGAGGCACCTACTTCATCTATGGCGGCGTGGTCGCCAAGATCCTGACCGACAAGCTGGGCGTGCAGGTCTCGACACAGCAGACCCAGGGCCCGAACCAGAACGTCATCCTGGTCGACGACAAGAAGATCGAGCTGGGCATGACCACGATGGGCGTGGCGCTGCAGGCCTGGAACGGCTCGGCCGAATGGACCAAGGGCAAGAAGTTCTCCAACATCCGTGCGCTGTTTCCGATGTACGACACGCCGCTGCAGTGCGTGGCGCTGAAGAAGTCGGGCATCACCAGCTTCAAGCAGCTCGACGGCAAGACGGTGGGCGTCGGTCCGCGCGCCGGCACGCCCGGCACCTACTTCCCGCTGGTGTTCACCGCGCTGGGCATGAAGGCCACGATCCGCAACGGCCAGGGCGCCGACATGGGCGGACAGCTCGGCGACGGCATCCTCGACGCGTTCTGCTTCGGCGCCGGCCTGCCGATCCCGATCTTCTCGCAGATCGACGCCGAGCGGGAGGCCGTGTTCTTCACCTGGACCGACGAGGAGCGGGCCAAGATCCGCAAGGCCATGCCGGAGTTCTCCGAGGCGGTGATCCCCGCGGGAACCTACAAGCAGCAGACCGCCGACCAGAAGACGATCGGCCTGTACAATTTCGGCATCGCCCACAAGGATCTGCCGGACGACGTCGCCTACAACGTCGTCAAGACGATCCTCGACAACAACGCGGCAATGGTGCAGGGCCATGCGTCGGCCAAGGAGACGCTGGCCGCCAACGCTTCGCGCAACGGCTTCCTGCCGTTCCATCCCGGCGCGGTGAAGTACTACAACGAGAAGGGCATCAAGCTCGACCCGGCGACCGTCCCGAAGTGA
- a CDS encoding TRAP transporter permease, producing the protein MANVNAAADVREVGAVDVEELEHSGGRREHRPWEQVLFFWLCAAFTGFHLWILVGPVVLKQLDALLGIGDFLYKAIAPNIDQELFRAIHLAWGATLGFGFFTIAKGRGRDGTPWYDWLFMLGAIACAVYMWQNLDELQMNQGAVYDLPDLVYSLVGLVVVFEFTRRTAGNALTIIAGIFMLYAMFGHVFPESWALYHNKSLRDLWFGFPYIFSNLGVFGPTLEVSSTFIIMFTAFAAFLTRSRAGEYFNDLSVALVGWARGGPAKVAVLSGVMFGSVSGSSVANVVASGAVTIPMMRRVGYDRASAGAIEATSSTGGQITPPVLGAAAFLMAEATGIKYAEIAAAAIIPCLLFYVACYAHCDLHAAKHGLRGIPRAELPPLGPLLMRLYMIAPIAVLIGAFVSGYSAFLAAGLGMGLCILVSWLNGIARLPNGRLGWRRGDDVMGGKAIVQALEIGAKDSIQLVAVCAAAGVIVGVIALTGIGGRFAQIMQAIAGQNQLLAMFFTMIIVVILGMGMPTTAAYAIAAAVVAPGLQQVGVPKLVAHMFIFYFAVLSAITPPVAVASFAAAGMARADPWRTSWIAVKMGLATFIVPFMFFYSPVLLGQGSFMEIAHVTVTAMIGVWLLACATEGWFTERLAMFPRVLSGIAALALITPGAITDLVGIALAVAAWGTQRFYFRSRMTT; encoded by the coding sequence ATGGCGAACGTGAACGCGGCTGCCGACGTGCGCGAAGTCGGCGCGGTCGATGTCGAGGAACTGGAGCATTCCGGCGGCCGCCGCGAGCACCGCCCGTGGGAGCAGGTGCTGTTCTTCTGGCTGTGCGCCGCCTTCACCGGCTTCCATCTGTGGATCCTGGTCGGCCCCGTGGTGCTCAAGCAGCTCGACGCGCTGCTGGGCATCGGCGACTTCCTCTACAAGGCGATCGCACCCAACATCGACCAGGAGCTGTTCCGCGCCATACACCTCGCGTGGGGCGCCACCCTGGGCTTCGGTTTCTTCACCATCGCGAAGGGGCGCGGCCGCGACGGCACGCCCTGGTACGACTGGCTGTTCATGCTCGGCGCGATCGCCTGTGCCGTCTACATGTGGCAGAACCTCGACGAGCTGCAGATGAACCAGGGGGCGGTCTACGACCTGCCCGATCTCGTCTACAGCCTGGTCGGCCTTGTCGTCGTCTTCGAGTTCACGCGGCGGACCGCCGGCAATGCGCTGACCATCATCGCCGGGATCTTCATGCTCTACGCGATGTTCGGGCACGTCTTCCCGGAGTCCTGGGCGCTCTACCACAACAAGTCGCTCAGGGATCTGTGGTTCGGCTTTCCCTACATCTTCAGCAATCTCGGCGTGTTCGGCCCCACTCTCGAGGTGTCGTCGACCTTCATCATCATGTTTACCGCGTTCGCCGCGTTCCTGACGCGCTCGCGCGCCGGCGAGTATTTCAACGACCTGTCGGTGGCCCTGGTCGGCTGGGCGCGCGGTGGCCCGGCGAAGGTCGCCGTGCTGTCGGGCGTGATGTTCGGATCGGTCAGCGGCTCGTCGGTGGCCAACGTCGTGGCTTCGGGAGCGGTCACCATCCCGATGATGCGCCGGGTCGGATACGACCGTGCCTCCGCGGGCGCGATCGAGGCCACGTCGTCGACCGGCGGCCAGATCACGCCGCCGGTGCTGGGCGCCGCGGCCTTCCTGATGGCCGAGGCGACGGGCATCAAGTATGCCGAGATCGCCGCTGCGGCGATCATTCCCTGCCTGCTGTTCTACGTCGCCTGCTATGCGCATTGCGATCTGCACGCGGCCAAGCACGGCCTGCGCGGCATCCCCCGCGCCGAGCTGCCGCCGCTTGGTCCGCTGCTGATGCGGCTCTACATGATCGCGCCCATCGCGGTGCTGATCGGCGCCTTCGTCAGCGGCTACTCCGCCTTCCTCGCCGCCGGCCTCGGCATGGGGCTGTGCATCCTGGTGAGCTGGCTCAACGGCATCGCGCGTCTGCCGAACGGCAGGCTGGGCTGGCGGCGCGGCGACGACGTGATGGGCGGCAAGGCGATCGTCCAGGCGCTGGAGATCGGCGCCAAGGACAGCATCCAGCTCGTCGCTGTCTGTGCCGCCGCCGGCGTCATCGTCGGCGTCATCGCGCTCACCGGCATCGGCGGCCGCTTCGCGCAGATCATGCAGGCCATCGCTGGCCAGAACCAGCTGCTGGCGATGTTCTTCACCATGATCATCGTGGTGATCCTCGGCATGGGCATGCCGACCACGGCCGCCTACGCCATCGCCGCCGCCGTGGTCGCGCCCGGCCTGCAGCAGGTCGGCGTGCCCAAGCTGGTCGCCCACATGTTCATCTTCTACTTCGCGGTGCTGTCGGCGATCACGCCCCCGGTCGCGGTCGCCTCATTCGCCGCCGCCGGCATGGCCAGAGCCGATCCCTGGCGAACGTCGTGGATCGCCGTGAAGATGGGCCTGGCAACCTTCATAGTGCCGTTCATGTTCTTCTACAGCCCGGTGCTGCTGGGGCAGGGCAGCTTCATGGAAATCGCACACGTCACGGTCACCGCCATGATCGGCGTCTGGCTGCTGGCCTGCGCCACCGAGGGCTGGTTCACGGAACGGCTGGCGATGTTCCCGCGAGTCCTGTCCGGCATCGCGGCACTTGCCCTCATCACGCCCGGTGCGATCACCGACCTGGTCGGTATCGCTCTCGCAGTTGCGGCATGGGGCACGCAGCGCTTCTACTTTCGCTCGCGGATGACCACCTAG